From the genome of Acidimicrobiales bacterium:
GGGACACAGGGGCGGTAGGCGGACAGGTCACACGGGGCCCGTCCGGGGAATAGCCGGAACCGCTGGGCCTCCACCACCGGACTCCGATGCGGGCGCAGCCCTTCAGATGATGGCCTTCTCCAGGAACGGCTCGCCGCGCACGATTCGGCCGTGGCCCAGTTCGGTCAGGTCCAGGGTGCGGTACTCGCCGTAGGTGATGAGCTCGCTGAGTCCCCGGCCCACACCGGCGCTCTGCTGCAGGCCGTGGCCGCTGAAGCCGTTGCAGAAGTAGAAGTTGGGCACCGCCTCTGCTGGGCCGACCACGGCGTTGTGGTCCAGCGTGTTGTAGGCGTAGTGGCCGGCCCACGAGTGGGTCACGCCGATCCGTTCGAATGTCGGTATCCGATGCACCAGCGCCGGCCAGATGACCTCCTCCCACTGGTCGTGGCGCACCGCGAAGTCGTCAGGGTCCACGGCGACGTCGTCGACAGGGGGTGCACCGGCCACGTAGTGGGGCGGCTCGGTCCTGACGTGGACGCCCGTGGTGTCGATCGTCAGCGGGAGGGTCGGGCCGTCGAGAGCCTCCCGGCAGTCGAAGACGAAGGCGGCACGGATGCGGGGTTCCACGGGAAGCATCAGCCCGGCCATCTCCGCTATCCACCGGCCCCGTGGCCCGGCACAGTTCACGACCCGACCACAGGCCACCACCCCGCCGGACGCCAGATCCACGTGGCTGATCCGCCGCTCGTCGCCGTCGGCTCCGGCGAGGTGCAGGTCGACCACCCGGTCGGTCAGGTACTCGACGCCGTTGTGGCGGGCCCGCTGTTGGAAGCCCCGCATCAGCGAGTAGGCGTCCAGGGTGCCCTCGTGCCGCAGGCCCAGGCTTCCCCCCGCCAGGTCGTCGACGAACAGGTACGGAAACCGATCGGCCAGCTCGCCGGGGTTCAACAGTGCCACCTCGGCGCCGCATGAGCGCTGGACCTCGTGGTTTTCCCGCAGCACCCCCATGCCGTCGTCGCTGGCCAGGAACAGGTAGCCGGTGTCCCGGAACCCCAGGTCCGGTGATTCGCCCTCGACCTGGACGCGGTCGTGAAAGTCGGCAAGGAACTCCGTGGCGAACATCGACAGGCGGATGTTGACCGGCTCGGAGAACTGGTGGCGGATGCTGGCCTCGGACAGCGTGGTCGACGACTTCTGGTAGGTGGGGTCCGGCTCGACCACCAGGACCGTGCCGTCGTGGCCGGGGTCCTCGGACAGCCAGTAGGCCAGCGAGCTGCCCATCACCGCTCCGCCGACGATGACGGTGTCATAGAAGGTGCGGGCGGGGCCGCTCACTGCACGTAGCCCTGCCGGTGGTCGCGGATCACGGCCTCGGGGTCCCGCTCGTCCGGGTCGCCGAAGCCGCCGCCGCCCGGCAGCTCCAGTATGAGGGTGCGGCCCTCGGGGACCGCCTGCTTCCCCTTGGCGTCGAACGGGGTGCCGTCGTCGAGGTACACCCGTCCCGGAGCCCCGTCGCCGCCTCCGTGGCGACCCCGGGCAGGGTTCTCGACCCGGTCGAACATACAGGAGAAGGCAAACTCGTAACCCTCGGTCGGGCCCAGCTCGATGACCTGGCCCAACCCACCCCGCTGGCGACCCGGCCCGCCGGAGTCGGGGCGCAGCTCCTTGCGCCACACGACGATTGGTCCGGCCTGCTCGGTGGCCTCGGCCGGCATGGTGCGAACGCCACTGGGGAATGCCGTGGCGTTGAGGCCGTCCAGCGAGGGTCGGGCCCCGGTGCCACCGCTGTTGAACATGAGGATCTCCCGGGGCGGCAACCCAGAAGCCGGGTCGGTGGCACGGGCGCTGACCTGGAAGTTCCACAGGGCACCGGCCCCCTCTGCCGGTACCACGTCGGGCAGCGTGTCGGCGATGGCACCCAGGCACAGGTCGGTCACGAAGTGGCCGATGACGTGGCGAACGGCCACCGGCTCCGGGTGCTTTGCGTTGAGGATGCAGCCCTCCGGGGCGCTGACCGTAAAGGCGGCCAGCGAGGCGTGGTTGGACGGCATCTCGGGAGCGAGGGCTACGAGCATGGCATAGGAGAAGTAGGCGTGGGCGTAGGTCAGCGGCACGTTCACGCCGTGGGAGCAGGTGGGCGACGTGCCGGCGAAGTCGGCGTGGGCGCCGTCGGCGGTGACGGTCATGGTGACCACCAGGTCGACCGAGTCGTTGTACCCGTCCACCCGCATCTCGTTGGCGTAGGTTCCCGCCGGTAGTGTCCGGAGGCATTCCCGGGTGGCGGCCGCCGTCCGGTCGAATATGAAGGCGGCCAGGTCGGCCAGGTCGGCCAGGTCGAACTCGTCGAGCATGGCGTGTAGGCGTCGGGCGCCGGTGTCGTTGCAGCCCGACAGCGAGTACAGGTCGCCCACCACCTGTCCGGCCTCCCGCACGTTGTGGCGCACGATGTTCAGCAGGTCCTCGTTGACGACGCCCCGCTCGGCGAACTTCATGATGGGGACGAACAGGCCCTCCTCGTACACCTCGGTGGCGTCCGGTCCGTAGCCGCGACCCCCCACGTCGACCACGTGGGCCGTGCAGGCGAAGAAGGCGATCAGGGAGCCGTTGCGGAATACCGGGTTGACCACGGTGAAGTCGTGGAGGTGCCCTGTGCCCTTCCACGGGTCGTTCGTGATGTAGGAGTCGCCCTCGTAGATGCGGTGGGGGCCGATGTCGTCGATGAAGTTGACGACGGCCGCCGCCATGGTGTTGACGTGGCCCGGGGTGCCGGTTACCGCCTGGGCGATCATCCGGCCCTCGGTGTCGTAGACGCCGGCCGAGAGGTCGCCGGCTTCCCGCACGCTGGTGGAAAAAGCGGTGCGCACGAGGGCCAGGGCCTGCTCCTCCACGATGGAGATGAGGCGGTTCCACATGACCTGGTGGCGAAGCTCGTTCATCGGGCGCCCTCCCGTCGGGTGAGCAGCAGGCAACCGTCGGCCTGGAGGACGGCCTGGCGGCTCGAGGACACCCAGGTGGTGGTCTGGGACTCGACAATGACCGCCGGCCCGGTCACCCGGTCGCCGGGCGACAGGGCGTCGCGTTCCACCACCGCCGCCTCCACGACGGCGTCGGTTCCGGCGTCGTGGATGGCCCGGGTGCGCTCGACCGCCACCTCGCGGGCTGCCTCGATCCGTGTCACCCGCTCGACGGGGCGCTGCCGGGTGGCTACCCGTACCGACCAGCCGATGGCCTCTATCGCCAGCCCTGCGATGGCCCGACCGAAGAACTCCTCGTAGGCCTTCTCGAACCGGTTGGCCAGAAACTCCCCGCCCAGGTGGTCGAACGGGGCCGCGTCGAGGCGGACCGGAATCTCCCAACCCTGGCCGGCATAGCGCATGAACGCCCATCGTTCTGTCTCCAGCACCGGAGGGTCTCCAGCGTCGTCGCTGGCGGCCAGGGCTCCGGTGACGAAGTTGGTGGCCTCCTCGGCCAACTCGGCCAGCATCCTGTTGGCGGACCGGTGGTCGAACTCGGCGGTCATGGCGTGGTGGCTGCGTAGGGCCTCATAGGCGAACGGGGCCCGCAGGAATCCGATAGCCGAGCCCACGCTGGCTCCCGGCGGGACCAGCAACTCGTCCACGGCCAACTTGTCGCACAGCCGACCGGCGTGGAGCGGGGCACCACCGCCGAAGGCGATCATCGTGTACCTCGCCACGTCCTTGCCGTTCTCCACCGCGTGGACCCGGGCCGCGTTGGCCATGTTCTCGTCGACCACCTCGACCACGCCGGCTGCCGCCTCGTCGGTGTCGAGGCCCAGGAGGTCGGCCACGTCGGAATCCAGGGCGCCACGCGCAGCGTCGTCGGACAGATCGATCCCCGGTGCTCCGAACGTGTCTGCCGACAGGCGACCCAGGACCAGGTTGGCGTCGGTCACGGTGGGTCGGATGCCACCCAGCCCGTAGGAGGCGGGCCCGGGTTCGGACCCGGCGCTGAGCGGCCCGACGCGGATCTGCCCGAGCACGTCGACCCCGGCTATGGAGCCTCCACCCGCTCCGATCTCGATCATCTCGATCACCGGGATGGAGATGGGCATTCCGCTGCCCTTGGTGAACCGGTGGGTGCGGGCCACCTCGAAGGTCTTGGCCGTGCTCGGGGCGTGGTCCTCGATGAGGCAGATCTTGGCCGTCGTACCGCCCATGTCGTAGGAGAGCACGGAGTCCAGGCCGTGACGGGCTGCTATATCGGCGGCAAAGATGGCGCCCCCGGCCGGACCGGACTCGATGAGACGCA
Proteins encoded in this window:
- a CDS encoding FAD-binding oxidoreductase, with product MSGPARTFYDTVIVGGAVMGSSLAYWLSEDPGHDGTVLVVEPDPTYQKSSTTLSEASIRHQFSEPVNIRLSMFATEFLADFHDRVQVEGESPDLGFRDTGYLFLASDDGMGVLRENHEVQRSCGAEVALLNPGELADRFPYLFVDDLAGGSLGLRHEGTLDAYSLMRGFQQRARHNGVEYLTDRVVDLHLAGADGDERRISHVDLASGGVVACGRVVNCAGPRGRWIAEMAGLMLPVEPRIRAAFVFDCREALDGPTLPLTIDTTGVHVRTEPPHYVAGAPPVDDVAVDPDDFAVRHDQWEEVIWPALVHRIPTFERIGVTHSWAGHYAYNTLDHNAVVGPAEAVPNFYFCNGFSGHGLQQSAGVGRGLSELITYGEYRTLDLTELGHGRIVRGEPFLEKAII
- a CDS encoding hydantoinase/oxoprolinase family protein, translated to MAGGTMRIGADVGGTFTDVVLETGSGMFSTKVLTTYDAPERGILDGVRSVVAEAGADLADLEAFIHGTTLATNALIGRTGARTALVTTAGFRDTIEMRTESRFEQYDLNLVLPAPLIERRDRHVLAERIGVDGRVLRPFDEAEARALVEHLADRPDDEAYEAVAIGFIHAYVDGTHERLFRDLLLERLPDVAVSISSEVSPQMREFERFNTVCANAYVQPLMASYLRELDGQLQALGARCPVYLIHSGGGLMSVDSAVRFPVRLIESGPAGGAIFAADIAARHGLDSVLSYDMGGTTAKICLIEDHAPSTAKTFEVARTHRFTKGSGMPISIPVIEMIEIGAGGGSIAGVDVLGQIRVGPLSAGSEPGPASYGLGGIRPTVTDANLVLGRLSADTFGAPGIDLSDDAARGALDSDVADLLGLDTDEAAAGVVEVVDENMANAARVHAVENGKDVARYTMIAFGGGAPLHAGRLCDKLAVDELLVPPGASVGSAIGFLRAPFAYEALRSHHAMTAEFDHRSANRMLAELAEEATNFVTGALAASDDAGDPPVLETERWAFMRYAGQGWEIPVRLDAAPFDHLGGEFLANRFEKAYEEFFGRAIAGLAIEAIGWSVRVATRQRPVERVTRIEAAREVAVERTRAIHDAGTDAVVEAAVVERDALSPGDRVTGPAVIVESQTTTWVSSSRQAVLQADGCLLLTRREGAR
- a CDS encoding hydantoinase B/oxoprolinase family protein, translated to MNELRHQVMWNRLISIVEEQALALVRTAFSTSVREAGDLSAGVYDTEGRMIAQAVTGTPGHVNTMAAAVVNFIDDIGPHRIYEGDSYITNDPWKGTGHLHDFTVVNPVFRNGSLIAFFACTAHVVDVGGRGYGPDATEVYEEGLFVPIMKFAERGVVNEDLLNIVRHNVREAGQVVGDLYSLSGCNDTGARRLHAMLDEFDLADLADLAAFIFDRTAAATRECLRTLPAGTYANEMRVDGYNDSVDLVVTMTVTADGAHADFAGTSPTCSHGVNVPLTYAHAYFSYAMLVALAPEMPSNHASLAAFTVSAPEGCILNAKHPEPVAVRHVIGHFVTDLCLGAIADTLPDVVPAEGAGALWNFQVSARATDPASGLPPREILMFNSGGTGARPSLDGLNATAFPSGVRTMPAEATEQAGPIVVWRKELRPDSGGPGRQRGGLGQVIELGPTEGYEFAFSCMFDRVENPARGRHGGGDGAPGRVYLDDGTPFDAKGKQAVPEGRTLILELPGGGGFGDPDERDPEAVIRDHRQGYVQ